In a single window of the Leptolyngbyaceae cyanobacterium genome:
- a CDS encoding AarF/ABC1/UbiB kinase family protein, whose protein sequence is MPKRYKNRPSLEGGDRGEGVALPKETAWPRAKEKSYSEKAYRWNRENYSRQRRFIDIWAFVLTLMFELWLDSKPWSYPGGMTDAKRASRRRKQAIWIRETFLDLGPTFIKVGQLFSTRADLFPAEYVEELTKLQDKVPAFRYEQAEAIIEQDLGKKVPELYRSFDRIPIAAASLGQVHKAQLHSGEEVVVKVQRPGLVKLFTIDLAILKGITRYFQNHPDWGRGRDWMGIYEECCRILWEEIDYLNEGRNADTFRRNFRAQDWVKVPRVYWRYTSPRVLTLEYLPGIKISHYEALETAGLDRKSLARMGAKAYLQQLLNDGFFHADPHPGNIAVNADGALIFYDFGMMGKIKSNVREQLMETLFGIAEKNSERVVSSLVQLGALSPVEDMGPVRRSIQYMLDNFMDKPFETQSVSAITDDLYEIAYDQPFRFPATFTFVMRAFSTLEGVGKGLDPEFNFMEVAQPFTMQLMSEGNGFDPTSSLLGELGRQAAQVSSTALGLPRRIEETLEKLERGDVRVRVRSTETDRVLRRLTNTQMSTTYALIISAFILSAAILFVNDKVVLAVLAASIAAAVAFGLIRLLRRMDKYERMF, encoded by the coding sequence GAAGGGGTTGCCTTGCCCAAGGAAACAGCTTGGCCGCGGGCAAAAGAAAAATCTTATAGTGAGAAAGCCTACCGCTGGAATCGGGAAAACTATTCCCGTCAACGCCGCTTTATAGACATTTGGGCTTTTGTATTAACCTTAATGTTCGAGTTATGGCTCGACAGTAAACCTTGGAGCTATCCAGGTGGAATGACCGATGCTAAACGAGCGAGCAGGCGTCGAAAGCAAGCTATCTGGATTCGAGAAACTTTTTTGGATTTGGGGCCAACCTTTATTAAGGTTGGGCAGTTGTTCTCCACCCGCGCCGACTTATTTCCCGCCGAATACGTAGAAGAATTAACTAAGCTGCAAGATAAAGTACCCGCCTTTAGATACGAACAAGCCGAGGCGATTATCGAGCAAGATTTGGGTAAAAAAGTACCGGAACTTTACCGCAGTTTCGATCGCATACCTATAGCAGCCGCTAGCTTGGGACAAGTACATAAAGCACAGCTACATTCTGGAGAAGAAGTAGTTGTCAAAGTGCAGCGACCTGGTTTAGTCAAGCTATTCACCATCGATTTAGCCATTCTCAAAGGCATTACTCGCTACTTCCAAAACCATCCTGACTGGGGTCGGGGTCGCGATTGGATGGGTATTTACGAAGAATGCTGCCGTATTTTGTGGGAAGAAATCGATTATCTCAATGAAGGTCGTAACGCCGATACTTTTCGCCGCAACTTTCGCGCTCAAGATTGGGTAAAAGTACCCCGCGTCTACTGGCGCTATACCTCTCCGAGAGTACTGACGCTGGAATACCTCCCAGGTATCAAAATCAGCCATTACGAAGCATTGGAAACCGCAGGTTTAGACCGGAAGAGCTTAGCTCGAATGGGTGCGAAAGCTTACTTGCAACAATTGCTCAACGATGGCTTTTTCCATGCCGACCCCCACCCCGGTAATATCGCCGTTAATGCCGACGGTGCGTTGATTTTTTACGATTTCGGCATGATGGGCAAAATTAAGTCCAACGTGCGGGAACAGTTAATGGAAACCTTGTTTGGGATTGCAGAGAAAAATTCCGAGCGAGTGGTTTCTTCTCTCGTTCAATTAGGCGCTCTTTCTCCAGTTGAAGATATGGGGCCAGTGCGCCGCTCGATCCAGTATATGCTGGATAACTTTATGGATAAACCGTTTGAAACTCAATCGGTGAGCGCCATTACGGATGACCTTTACGAAATTGCTTACGATCAGCCGTTTCGGTTCCCAGCTACTTTTACTTTCGTTATGCGTGCTTTCTCAACGCTGGAGGGAGTGGGAAAAGGTTTAGACCCGGAATTTAACTTTATGGAAGTTGCTCAACCTTTTACAATGCAGCTTATGAGTGAAGGAAATGGTTTCGATCCTACTAGTAGCTTGTTAGGAGAACTCGGTCGTCAAGCTGCTCAAGTCAGCAGTACCGCTTTGGGTTTACCCCGCCGCATTGAGGAAACTCTGGAAAAATTGGAACGGGGTGACGTGCGGGTGCGAGTGCGTTCCACGGAAACAGACCGGGTGCTGCGCCGCCTCACCAATACTCAAATGAGTACTACTTATGCTTTAATAATTAGTGCTTTTATTCTGTCAGCTGCTATCCTTTTCGTTAATGATAAGGTAGTGCTAGCAGTGTTGGCTGCTTCGATCGCAGCTGCTGTCGCTTTCGGTTTGATTCGACTATTGCGGCGGATGGATAAGTACGAACGAATGTTTTAA